A genomic segment from Dermatobacter hominis encodes:
- a CDS encoding NADPH-dependent FMN reductase, giving the protein MSDRHRLLVIVGTTRPDRAAEHLIPWVMRRTGEDDRFDAELVDLRDWPLPMFQETIETVGDFNDPTYSEPIVREWNRKIAEGDAFIFITAEYNHSVPGALKNAIDNVFVSFALRNKPAAFIGYSGGPIAGARAVEHLAHIAIEAEMAPLRNTVLIGGVHQAFGDDDEPVDPLTDAALSITLDDLAWWADALAPARAAGQLPPGTFRMRAAMAAAGA; this is encoded by the coding sequence ATGTCCGACCGCCACCGCCTGCTCGTCATCGTCGGGACCACCCGGCCCGACCGCGCCGCCGAGCACCTCATCCCCTGGGTCATGCGCCGCACCGGCGAGGACGACCGCTTCGACGCCGAGCTGGTCGACCTCCGCGACTGGCCGCTCCCGATGTTCCAGGAGACGATCGAGACCGTCGGCGACTTCAACGACCCCACGTACTCGGAGCCGATCGTCCGGGAGTGGAACCGCAAGATCGCCGAGGGCGACGCGTTCATCTTCATCACCGCCGAGTACAACCACAGCGTCCCCGGTGCGCTGAAGAACGCGATCGACAACGTGTTCGTGAGCTTCGCCCTCCGGAACAAGCCGGCGGCCTTCATCGGTTACAGCGGCGGCCCGATCGCCGGCGCCCGCGCCGTCGAGCACCTGGCCCACATCGCGATCGAGGCGGAGATGGCGCCGCTGCGCAACACGGTCCTCATCGGTGGGGTGCACCAGGCGTTCGGCGACGACGACGAGCCGGTCGACCCGCTGACCGACGCCGCCCTGTCGATCACGCTCGACGACCTGGCCTGGTGGGCCGACGCGCTCGCGCCCGCCCGTGCGGCCGGCCAGCTGCCGCCGGGCACGTTCCGGATGCGGGCGGCGATGGCCGCCGCCGGCGCCTGA